The proteins below are encoded in one region of Neoasaia chiangmaiensis:
- a CDS encoding UrcA family protein, which produces MIRSMLLTAFALTATIAAPAFAQEPPVQASQNINISQVDLRDEANWRMVDRQVAAAAETVCHRIVQASDRYSADVDECVENAKHDAQRQMRQVLARQEADAKVRFANLGSTARHG; this is translated from the coding sequence ATGATCCGCTCCATGCTTCTCACCGCTTTTGCCCTGACCGCCACGATCGCAGCGCCCGCTTTCGCGCAGGAGCCGCCGGTCCAGGCCAGCCAGAACATCAATATCTCGCAGGTCGATCTGCGTGACGAGGCCAACTGGCGCATGGTTGACCGCCAGGTCGCCGCAGCGGCCGAGACGGTATGTCATCGCATCGTGCAGGCGAGCGACCGGTATAGCGCCGATGTTGACGAGTGCGTCGAAAACGCCAAGCACGATGCACAGAGGCAGATGCGTCAGGTTCTGGCCCGGCAGGAAGCCGATGCCAAGGTCCGCTTCGCCAATCTCGGCTCGACCGCCCGGCATGGCTGA
- a CDS encoding HPr kinase/phosphorylase has protein sequence MARSDRPDTPPLATTERRIFLHGCCASWGEQGVLLTGAPGSGKSDLLLRLVDAGFNLVADDRVELRIDAQGAWASPAPNLAGFIEVRGLGIVRMPSRPHAALALCVELGDFPDAPRLPPALRHAETGLWLLRLDARRAGAIAVIRTALRCLNGEYELFAGLNGADGTILPFPYGIENG, from the coding sequence ATGGCGCGCAGTGATAGACCAGACACGCCGCCTCTGGCGACCACCGAACGTCGAATATTTCTCCACGGCTGTTGCGCGAGCTGGGGAGAACAGGGCGTCCTTCTGACCGGCGCCCCCGGCAGCGGCAAATCCGACCTGCTGCTCAGACTGGTCGATGCCGGGTTCAACCTCGTGGCGGACGATCGCGTAGAATTGCGCATCGACGCACAAGGCGCATGGGCATCCCCCGCACCGAACCTTGCCGGCTTCATCGAGGTGCGCGGACTGGGCATCGTCCGCATGCCGTCCCGTCCCCACGCTGCGCTCGCGCTCTGCGTCGAACTCGGCGATTTCCCCGATGCACCGAGACTGCCGCCCGCCCTGCGCCATGCCGAAACCGGCCTGTGGCTTTTGCGCCTGGACGCACGGCGGGCCGGCGCGATCGCCGTGATCCGGACCGCCCTGCGCTGCCTGAACGGCGAATACGAGCTTTTCGCCGGCCTGAATGGCGCGGATGGCACGATTCTTCCGTTTCCTTACGGCATCGAAAACGGTTAG
- the rapZ gene encoding RNase adapter RapZ — translation MIQTGPCPEAIRRVLMVTGLSGAGKSSILRILEDIGHEVVDNPPLDVLDALASRAEAPLAVGVDVRTRGFEAQAVLSALARLRERPDCHAELLFATAETDVLLRRFTTTRRRHPLDSSPKANPGLTAAIEQEARLLAPLRAHADLIVDTSDLPPQDLRRLIETRFGRMREGESLTVTLMSFAYPAGLPREADMVFDARFLRNPHYDPLLKPMTGLDEPVREYVRQDPDYEAFLGHILAMLELVLPRFVTEGKKHATIAIGCTGGQHRSVTLVETIAAHLAGAQNESLLQDEPIVVMHRELARQGRSVWRWARAPRRDTLHEPLRTDHS, via the coding sequence ATGATCCAGACCGGACCATGCCCCGAGGCGATACGCCGGGTCCTGATGGTGACCGGCCTGTCCGGCGCGGGGAAATCCTCCATCCTCCGCATCCTGGAAGACATCGGCCACGAGGTCGTGGACAATCCGCCCCTCGACGTGCTGGACGCGCTGGCTTCCCGTGCCGAAGCGCCGCTCGCCGTGGGCGTCGATGTCCGGACGCGCGGCTTCGAGGCACAGGCCGTGCTCTCCGCCCTCGCCCGCCTGCGGGAGCGACCGGACTGTCATGCGGAACTGCTGTTCGCAACCGCCGAGACCGATGTGCTGTTGCGTCGCTTCACCACCACCCGCCGACGGCACCCGCTCGACAGCAGCCCCAAGGCGAATCCCGGCCTGACGGCCGCCATCGAGCAGGAAGCCAGATTGCTGGCCCCTTTACGCGCGCATGCCGACCTGATCGTCGATACCTCCGACCTGCCGCCGCAGGACCTCAGGCGTCTGATCGAGACCCGCTTCGGACGCATGCGTGAAGGCGAATCCCTGACCGTGACGCTGATGTCCTTCGCCTATCCGGCCGGCCTGCCGCGCGAGGCAGACATGGTTTTCGACGCGCGTTTCCTGCGTAATCCGCATTACGACCCGCTTCTCAAACCCATGACGGGGCTGGACGAACCCGTACGAGAATACGTGCGCCAAGACCCCGATTATGAAGCATTTCTCGGCCACATTCTCGCCATGCTCGAACTGGTGCTGCCGCGCTTCGTGACGGAAGGAAAGAAACACGCCACCATCGCCATCGGCTGCACGGGAGGCCAGCATCGCTCGGTGACGCTGGTGGAGACGATCGCCGCCCATCTCGCCGGGGCGCAAAACGAATCGCTCTTGCAAGATGAACCGATCGTCGTCATGCATCGGGAACTGGCCCGGCAGGGGCGCAGCGTCTGGCGATGGGCGCGCGCGCCAAGACGGGACACGTTGCACGAACCATTGCGGACAGATCACTCTTGA
- a CDS encoding PTS sugar transporter subunit IIA, producing the protein MIGIVLITHGRLGEALREIVEHVVGAQRQLETLAVDHDDDVAALRPALLDRVRRVDTGDGVLVLTDIFGSTPSNVALSVRREGVVEVMAGVNVPMLVKLAKARAQRDLDACIELATMAGRKYIAAASQLPESCLQGGKCCESVVAGTMNPQPAASAPIMPMRRTFH; encoded by the coding sequence ATGATCGGGATCGTTCTCATCACACATGGCCGCCTCGGCGAAGCCCTGCGCGAGATCGTCGAGCATGTCGTGGGCGCGCAACGGCAACTGGAGACCCTGGCGGTCGACCATGACGACGATGTCGCGGCCCTGCGGCCCGCCCTTCTCGATAGGGTGCGGCGCGTCGATACCGGCGACGGCGTGCTGGTCCTGACGGACATCTTCGGCAGCACACCCTCCAACGTCGCCCTTTCCGTACGTCGCGAAGGCGTCGTCGAGGTCATGGCCGGCGTGAACGTGCCCATGCTGGTGAAGCTGGCCAAGGCCCGCGCCCAGCGCGATCTGGATGCCTGCATCGAACTGGCGACCATGGCGGGACGCAAATACATCGCCGCGGCCTCCCAACTGCCCGAATCCTGTCTCCAGGGCGGCAAGTGCTGCGAAAGCGTGGTGGCCGGGACGATGAACCCGCAACCGGCGGCATCCGCCCCGATCATGCCGATGCGCCGCACCTTTCATTGA
- a CDS encoding HPr family phosphocarrier protein, translating to MDGTDAITKDVVIVNRLGLHARAAAKLVSLAERYQADIEVSRGGQSVSALSIMGLMMLGAGRGEQVRLAATGPQGDAALVAVAALIADGFGERD from the coding sequence ATGGACGGGACCGACGCGATCACGAAAGACGTCGTTATCGTCAACCGTCTGGGCCTGCACGCACGTGCGGCGGCGAAGCTGGTCTCGCTGGCGGAGCGCTATCAGGCGGACATCGAAGTCTCACGCGGCGGACAGAGCGTGTCCGCCCTGTCGATCATGGGGCTGATGATGCTGGGCGCCGGGCGTGGCGAACAGGTCCGGCTGGCCGCCACCGGACCACAGGGCGATGCGGCGCTGGTGGCCGTCGCCGCGTTGATTGCGGACGGTTTCGGCGAACGTGACTGA
- the ptsP gene encoding phosphoenolpyruvate--protein phosphotransferase, whose product MTERTRRRREESASTADHSPESVPSTRPMRRLHGRSVSAGIVIANVALVQERPLPTIGNACSADTPESELARLDNAITQTQRQITKLRTKLEALPEEGREEIGALLDVYERMLGHSRLIRTARARIAKDRLTAEAAVQQESETLAALAGPKPNTPEEEREAAARRAGEFREIARRLLRNLTGVSFRAFSNLPVGCILAAEQLRPADAALIDPTRIAAVLSEGGGATDHTAIMLRALNVPAVLAVTDLTSAVQDGDLLIVDGARGEIVVNPDPATLAEAQAAMAAEAQERKGISRLRRLPARLTGGEDIELLANVELPAELPLLRRNGAQGIGLLRSEFLFDEDREWPDEMAQYAVYAGIVRGMDGLPTTIRVLDWGGEKGLERLRMLGYAAAEDGGNPALGMRGLRLLLHHPEILLTQFSAILRASMDGPVRVLLPMVTATNEIVTARELFEKAARRLRRKGVKLPSRLPPLGIMVETPAAAMTADALVQHADFLAIGTNDLTMYTLAVDRAMTMDSDLYSPLHPAVLRLIATTVNAALRGHRPVCVCGELAADPHAVALLIGMGLRSFSMTASALPPVKKLIRALSLEECDTLRRQAMLADDPPNLRAVVRNFRG is encoded by the coding sequence GTGACTGAACGAACGCGGCGCCGTCGGGAAGAAAGCGCCTCCACGGCCGATCATTCCCCTGAATCCGTTCCCTCAACGCGCCCGATGCGGCGCCTGCATGGCCGCAGCGTTTCCGCGGGTATCGTGATCGCCAACGTCGCGCTGGTGCAGGAACGCCCGCTCCCGACCATCGGGAACGCCTGTAGCGCCGATACGCCGGAAAGCGAACTCGCCCGTCTGGACAACGCCATCACCCAGACACAGCGGCAGATCACCAAACTGCGCACCAAGCTGGAAGCCCTGCCCGAGGAAGGCCGGGAGGAAATCGGCGCGCTGCTGGATGTCTATGAGCGGATGCTCGGCCATTCGCGGCTGATCCGCACGGCGCGCGCACGCATCGCCAAAGACCGGCTGACGGCCGAAGCCGCCGTCCAGCAGGAAAGCGAGACGCTGGCCGCCCTCGCCGGCCCCAAGCCCAACACGCCGGAGGAAGAGCGGGAAGCCGCCGCCCGGCGCGCCGGTGAATTCCGTGAGATCGCGCGGCGTCTGCTGCGCAATCTGACCGGCGTCTCGTTCCGTGCGTTCTCCAATCTGCCCGTTGGCTGCATTCTGGCCGCCGAGCAGCTTCGCCCGGCCGATGCCGCGCTGATCGACCCCACGCGCATTGCCGCCGTGCTGTCGGAAGGGGGCGGCGCGACCGATCATACCGCCATCATGCTGCGCGCGCTGAACGTGCCGGCGGTCCTGGCCGTCACGGACCTGACATCCGCCGTGCAGGACGGCGACCTCCTGATCGTCGATGGCGCGCGCGGCGAGATCGTCGTCAATCCGGACCCGGCGACGCTGGCCGAAGCACAGGCCGCCATGGCGGCGGAAGCACAGGAACGCAAGGGCATCAGCCGCCTGCGTCGCCTCCCGGCCCGCCTGACCGGTGGCGAGGACATCGAATTGCTCGCCAACGTGGAGCTGCCGGCCGAACTGCCGCTGCTGCGTCGCAACGGCGCGCAGGGCATCGGGCTGCTGCGCAGCGAATTCCTGTTCGACGAAGACCGGGAATGGCCGGACGAAATGGCGCAATACGCCGTCTATGCCGGCATCGTACGCGGCATGGACGGCCTGCCGACCACGATCCGCGTGCTCGACTGGGGCGGCGAGAAGGGGCTGGAGCGCCTCCGGATGCTGGGATATGCGGCGGCGGAAGACGGCGGCAACCCCGCACTGGGCATGCGTGGCCTGCGCCTGCTGCTGCACCATCCCGAAATCCTGCTGACGCAATTCTCGGCCATCCTGCGCGCCTCCATGGACGGGCCGGTGCGGGTGCTGCTGCCGATGGTCACCGCGACGAACGAGATCGTCACCGCGCGCGAGCTTTTCGAGAAAGCCGCCCGGCGCCTGCGCCGCAAGGGTGTGAAACTGCCATCCAGACTGCCGCCCCTTGGCATCATGGTGGAAACGCCCGCCGCGGCGATGACGGCGGACGCGCTGGTGCAGCACGCCGACTTCCTGGCGATCGGCACCAACGACCTGACGATGTACACGCTCGCCGTGGACCGGGCGATGACCATGGATTCCGACCTCTACTCGCCACTCCATCCGGCCGTCCTGCGCCTGATCGCAACCACGGTGAATGCCGCGCTGCGCGGGCATCGGCCGGTCTGCGTCTGCGGTGAACTCGCCGCCGATCCGCATGCCGTCGCCCTGCTGATCGGCATGGGCCTGCGATCCTTTTCCATGACGGCCAGCGCCCTGCCACCCGTCAAGAAGCTGATCCGCGCGCTGAGCCTGGAGGAGTGCGACACGCTCCGTCGGCAGGCGATGCTGGCGGACGATCCGCCGAACCTGCGCGCGGTGGTCAGAAATTTCCGTGGCTGA
- a CDS encoding GNAT family N-acetyltransferase yields the protein MSFDIRQDDLSSGQTRALLALHLDGMHANSPPGHVSALDLSGLQTPDVTVWSAWHDTRIAAIGALKMLPDGTAEIKSMRTHPLFLRQGASAAILERIIAEARRRGMQRLSLETGSGPAFEPALALYRRYGFTSGSAFSGYEKSEFNQFLHRDLTAPQASGSV from the coding sequence ATGTCGTTCGACATTCGCCAGGACGATCTTTCCAGCGGGCAGACACGCGCGCTCCTGGCGCTGCACCTTGACGGCATGCACGCCAACTCCCCGCCCGGCCACGTTTCCGCGCTCGATCTCTCGGGGCTGCAAACGCCCGACGTGACGGTCTGGTCGGCCTGGCACGACACCCGGATCGCGGCCATCGGCGCCCTGAAAATGCTGCCGGACGGCACTGCCGAGATCAAGTCGATGCGCACGCATCCCCTGTTCCTGCGTCAGGGCGCTAGCGCGGCGATCCTTGAACGAATCATCGCCGAAGCCCGACGGCGCGGCATGCAGCGGCTCAGTCTGGAGACGGGAAGCGGCCCTGCCTTCGAACCGGCACTGGCGCTATACCGGCGTTACGGCTTCACCAGCGGCAGCGCTTTTTCCGGTTATGAGAAAAGCGAATTCAACCAGTTCCTCCATCGCGATCTGACCGCGCCTCAGGCAAGCGGATCGGTCTGA
- a CDS encoding THUMP domain-containing class I SAM-dependent RNA methyltransferase yields MTTQTDFEIFLTAPPGLEAVLCEEVRLKGFKRPQAVPGGVVTRGGWPDIWRANLWIRGATRVLARIDAFHVKHLAHLDDRARRVEWAAVLRPDVPFRVEASSAASRIYHAGAAAERIGKAIRETLGAPCDPENAGIVVRARIEHDLCTISVDTSGTLLHRRGHKEAVNRAPMRETMASLFLRQCGFDGSETVIDPMCGSGTFVIEAAEIAARLNPGRSRHFAFEHLATFDAQAWQSMRDVRRESPPGVRFHGRDRDAGAIAMSRANAERAGVTDRTDFQQGTISELEPPEGPAGLVIANPPYGTRIGDKGKLVPLYRTFGRVLKERFPGWRVAIVTAEAGLARATELPFRPTGAPVPHGGLRVTLYQTDPLA; encoded by the coding sequence CACAGACGGATTTCGAAATTTTCCTGACCGCCCCGCCGGGGCTGGAAGCGGTGCTCTGCGAGGAGGTCCGTCTCAAGGGATTCAAGCGCCCGCAGGCCGTGCCCGGCGGCGTGGTGACGCGCGGCGGATGGCCGGATATCTGGCGCGCCAACCTGTGGATACGTGGCGCCACGCGCGTGCTGGCGCGGATCGATGCGTTCCATGTGAAACATCTGGCCCATCTGGACGACCGCGCGCGCCGGGTGGAGTGGGCGGCCGTGCTGCGTCCCGACGTGCCGTTCCGCGTCGAGGCATCGAGTGCGGCATCGCGCATCTATCATGCGGGTGCGGCGGCGGAGCGGATCGGGAAGGCTATCCGCGAAACGCTTGGCGCGCCCTGCGATCCCGAGAATGCCGGGATTGTGGTCCGGGCGCGGATCGAGCACGACCTGTGCACGATCAGCGTGGACACGTCCGGCACGCTGCTGCATCGGCGCGGCCATAAGGAAGCTGTCAATCGCGCGCCGATGCGCGAGACGATGGCATCGCTGTTCCTGCGGCAATGTGGTTTCGACGGCAGCGAAACGGTGATCGATCCGATGTGCGGCTCCGGGACGTTCGTGATCGAGGCGGCCGAGATCGCGGCCCGGCTCAATCCCGGCCGTTCACGCCATTTCGCGTTCGAGCATCTTGCGACCTTCGATGCGCAAGCATGGCAGTCCATGCGCGACGTTCGGCGTGAGTCGCCACCGGGCGTGCGCTTCCACGGGCGCGATCGTGATGCGGGGGCGATCGCGATGAGCCGTGCCAATGCCGAGCGTGCGGGTGTGACGGACCGCACCGACTTCCAGCAGGGCACGATCAGCGAGCTGGAGCCGCCGGAAGGGCCGGCCGGGCTGGTCATCGCCAATCCGCCCTATGGCACGCGCATCGGTGACAAGGGCAAGCTCGTGCCGTTGTACCGGACGTTCGGGCGCGTATTGAAAGAGCGGTTTCCGGGTTGGCGCGTCGCGATCGTCACGGCGGAGGCCGGTCTGGCGCGGGCGACCGAATTACCGTTCCGGCCCACGGGCGCGCCGGTGCCGCATGGTGGCCTGCGCGTGACGCTCTATCAGACCGATCCGCTTGCCTGA